One genomic segment of Natrinema sp. HArc-T2 includes these proteins:
- a CDS encoding amphi-Trp domain-containing protein, with the protein MPEEVLFKSESDQSREEIASYLRKVADNLDNGNAISLKAGSESVTLNPPARPTFEVKAEREGPAGNMTELSVEFELEWDENANGEGSGSGQLEIE; encoded by the coding sequence ATGCCTGAAGAAGTTCTGTTCAAATCGGAAAGCGACCAGAGTCGAGAAGAGATTGCATCGTACCTTCGGAAAGTCGCGGACAATCTCGACAACGGAAACGCTATCAGCCTGAAAGCAGGCTCCGAGTCTGTAACCCTGAATCCTCCTGCCCGACCGACCTTTGAGGTCAAAGCTGAACGCGAAGGCCCGGCTGGCAATATGACTGAATTAAGTGTCGAGTTCGAACTCGAATGGGATGAGAACGCCAATGGGGAGGGCAGCGGCAGTGGCCAGCTAGAAATCGAATAG